From Haloglomus litoreum, the proteins below share one genomic window:
- a CDS encoding FG-GAP repeat protein, with product MSGDQVLVDLTRRRILVGAGAIGLASAGAGLGTSALFSDRESFDGNSLVAGTLDLLVHYDATYQGSPATNLATPSGVVDGEAGLFYTLEDVKPGDSGAVTFCFELHTNPAYLWVRTTGTEDAENGQNDPEIDAEGVDTDGLGELDDAIVASAFYCDANGDPVPGGEIATDVSLASLLALLAGGTPLNAAGSDAPAGSQAAYQPSSAPGETTGPCLCIEWELPLAVGNEVQSDSVAFDVEFGAIQARNTDGTDNPWGTSGGGSGPAPQLFPTIQQAKLFASDGDSDDGFGHAVAVDGDTALAGAWGDEDPNGSGAGSAYVFTRSGSTWSQQAKLLPTDGDAQDRFGWSVALSGDTALVGAYQDEDPNGSNSGSAYVFTRSGTTWSQQAKLLPTDGDDSDRFGYTVALDGDTAVVGAYLDEDPNGGGAGSAYVFVRSGTTWSQQAKLLPTDGETNDRFGFAVAVDGDTAVVGTSNDGDPNGPGSGSAYVFVRSGTTWTQQVKLFASDGDTYDYFGRSVAVAGDTVLVGALNDEDPNGGSAGSAYVFTRSGTTWSEEAKLAASDGDGSDQFGYAVALDGETAVVSAKTDEDPNGTFSGSAYVFTRSGSTWTEQAKLVASDGDFNDQFGHSVALSGDTAVFGAYLDGDPNGFNSGSAYVFVP from the coding sequence ATGAGCGGCGATCAGGTACTCGTCGACCTCACTCGGCGCCGGATACTGGTCGGCGCCGGCGCCATCGGCCTCGCCTCGGCGGGCGCCGGCCTCGGCACCAGCGCCCTGTTCAGCGACCGCGAGTCCTTCGACGGCAACAGCCTCGTCGCGGGCACGCTGGACCTGCTGGTCCACTACGACGCCACCTACCAGGGTTCGCCCGCGACCAACCTCGCGACTCCGTCAGGTGTTGTCGACGGTGAGGCGGGCCTGTTCTACACGCTCGAGGACGTGAAACCCGGCGACAGCGGCGCCGTGACGTTCTGCTTCGAGCTGCACACGAATCCCGCCTACCTCTGGGTCCGGACGACGGGCACCGAGGACGCCGAGAACGGGCAGAACGACCCCGAGATCGACGCCGAGGGCGTCGATACCGACGGCCTGGGCGAACTCGACGACGCCATCGTCGCGAGCGCGTTCTACTGCGACGCGAACGGCGACCCCGTCCCGGGCGGCGAGATTGCCACCGACGTCTCGCTGGCGTCGCTGCTGGCCCTGCTCGCGGGCGGCACGCCGCTGAACGCCGCCGGGAGCGACGCCCCCGCGGGCTCACAGGCCGCCTATCAGCCGAGCAGCGCGCCCGGCGAGACGACGGGGCCGTGCCTCTGCATCGAGTGGGAACTGCCGCTCGCGGTCGGCAACGAGGTCCAGTCCGACAGCGTGGCGTTCGACGTCGAGTTCGGGGCCATCCAGGCCCGCAACACCGACGGAACGGACAACCCGTGGGGTACGAGCGGCGGCGGCTCCGGGCCGGCGCCCCAGCTGTTCCCGACCATCCAGCAGGCGAAGCTGTTCGCCAGCGACGGCGACAGCGACGACGGCTTCGGCCACGCGGTCGCGGTGGACGGTGACACGGCGCTCGCCGGCGCCTGGGGCGACGAGGACCCGAACGGCAGCGGTGCCGGTTCGGCGTACGTGTTCACGCGGTCGGGAAGCACGTGGAGCCAGCAGGCGAAACTGCTCCCCACCGACGGTGACGCACAGGATCGCTTCGGCTGGTCGGTCGCGCTGAGCGGCGATACGGCCCTCGTCGGCGCGTACCAGGACGAGGACCCCAACGGGAGCAACAGCGGTTCGGCGTACGTGTTCACGCGGTCGGGGACGACGTGGAGCCAGCAGGCGAAACTGCTCCCCACCGACGGTGACGATAGCGACCGGTTCGGGTACACTGTCGCTCTCGACGGTGACACCGCCGTCGTCGGTGCGTACCTCGACGAGGACCCCAACGGTGGTGGCGCCGGCTCGGCGTACGTGTTCGTCCGGTCGGGGACGACGTGGAGCCAGCAGGCGAAACTGCTCCCCACCGACGGCGAGACCAACGACCGGTTCGGCTTCGCGGTCGCGGTCGACGGTGACACGGCCGTCGTCGGCACCTCGAACGACGGGGACCCCAACGGACCCGGATCCGGCTCGGCGTACGTGTTCGTCCGGTCGGGGACGACCTGGACCCAGCAGGTGAAGCTGTTCGCCAGCGACGGGGACACGTACGACTACTTCGGCCGGTCGGTCGCGGTGGCGGGTGACACGGTCCTGGTCGGCGCACTCAACGACGAGGACCCCAACGGTGGCAGTGCTGGCTCGGCGTACGTCTTCACGCGCTCGGGAACGACCTGGAGCGAGGAGGCCAAACTCGCCGCCAGCGACGGTGACGGTAGCGACCAGTTCGGCTACGCGGTCGCGCTGGACGGGGAGACGGCTGTCGTCAGCGCGAAGACCGACGAGGACCCGAACGGGACCTTCAGCGGTTCTGCGTACGTGTTCACGCGGTCGGGAAGCACGTGGACCGAGCAGGCCAAACTCGTCGCCAGCGACGGCGATTTCAATGACCAGTTCGGGCACTCGGTCGCGTTGAGCGGCGACACGGCCGTCTTCGGTGCCTACCTCGATGGGGACCCCAACGGGTTCAACAGCGGTTCGGCGTACGTGTTCGTTCCGTAG
- the uvrB gene encoding excinuclease ABC subunit UvrB, with translation MSDSAGGALSPDEPEAERPFRVDAPFDPTGDQPDAIEELVAGYESGMTKQTLLGVTGSGKTNTVSWVVEELQQPTLVIAHNKTLAAQLYEEFRNLFPDNAVEYFVSYYDYYQPEAYVEGTDTYIDKDASINDEIDRLRHSATRSLLTRDDVIVVASVSAIYGLGDPANYVDMAMRLAVGDEIDRDELLGRLVDLNYERNDVDFTNGTFRVRGDTVEVFPMYGRYAVRVEFWGDEVDRLQKLDPLEGEIKSQEPAVLFHPAEHYSIPEQRLERAIGEIEDLMEDRVRYFERQGDLVAAQRIEERTTFDLEMMRETGYCSGIENYSVHLSDREPGEAPYTLLDYFPDDFLTVVDESHQTLPQIRGQLAGDKARKESLVDNGFRLPTAYDNRPLSFEEFEERTDRTLYVSATPGDYEREHSEQVVEQIVRPTHLVDPKVTVEPAEGQVENLMDRIADVPEDERVLVTTLTKRMAEDLTEYLEEAGVDVAYMHDETDTLERHELVRSLRLGEIQVLVGINLLREGLDIPEVSLVAILDADQEGFLRSETTLVQTMGRAARNVNGEVVLYADETTDSMASAIEETQRRREIQQEFNEEHGHTPTTIEKAVGETNLPGAKTETGGVSGYEADDPDEARELIETLERRMREAADNLEFELAADIRDRIRELREAFELDGDDGVPPEEEGIPTPDEEF, from the coding sequence ATGAGCGATTCAGCGGGCGGCGCGCTCTCGCCCGACGAGCCCGAGGCCGAACGCCCCTTCCGGGTCGACGCCCCCTTCGATCCCACCGGCGACCAGCCCGACGCCATCGAGGAACTGGTCGCGGGCTACGAATCCGGCATGACGAAGCAGACCCTGCTCGGCGTGACGGGCTCGGGCAAGACCAACACCGTCTCCTGGGTGGTCGAGGAGCTCCAGCAGCCCACGCTGGTCATCGCGCACAACAAGACGCTCGCCGCGCAGCTCTACGAGGAGTTCCGCAACCTGTTCCCGGACAACGCCGTCGAGTACTTCGTCAGCTACTACGACTACTACCAGCCCGAGGCGTACGTCGAGGGGACGGACACGTACATCGACAAGGACGCCTCCATCAACGACGAGATCGACCGCCTGCGCCACTCCGCGACGCGCTCGCTCCTCACCCGGGACGACGTCATCGTCGTCGCGTCCGTCTCGGCCATCTACGGGCTGGGCGACCCGGCCAACTACGTCGACATGGCGATGCGCCTGGCGGTGGGCGACGAGATCGACCGCGACGAGTTGCTGGGGCGGCTGGTCGACCTCAACTACGAGCGCAACGACGTGGACTTCACGAACGGCACCTTCCGCGTGCGTGGGGACACGGTCGAGGTGTTCCCGATGTACGGCCGGTACGCGGTCCGCGTGGAGTTCTGGGGCGACGAGGTCGACCGGCTCCAGAAGCTCGACCCGCTCGAAGGGGAGATCAAGAGCCAGGAGCCCGCCGTGCTGTTCCACCCGGCCGAGCACTACTCCATCCCCGAACAGCGCCTGGAGCGGGCCATCGGCGAGATCGAGGACCTCATGGAGGACCGGGTGCGCTACTTCGAGCGCCAGGGCGACCTCGTCGCGGCCCAGCGCATCGAGGAGCGCACCACCTTCGACCTGGAGATGATGCGCGAGACGGGCTACTGCTCGGGCATCGAGAACTACTCCGTCCACCTGAGCGACCGCGAGCCCGGCGAGGCGCCCTACACCCTGCTGGACTACTTCCCCGACGACTTCCTCACCGTCGTCGACGAGTCCCACCAGACGCTCCCGCAGATCCGCGGCCAGCTGGCGGGCGACAAGGCGCGCAAGGAGTCACTCGTCGACAACGGCTTCCGCCTCCCGACGGCCTATGACAACCGGCCGCTGTCGTTCGAGGAGTTCGAGGAGCGCACCGACCGCACGCTGTACGTCAGCGCGACGCCGGGCGACTACGAGCGCGAGCACTCCGAGCAGGTGGTCGAGCAGATCGTCCGGCCCACCCATCTCGTCGACCCGAAGGTGACCGTCGAACCCGCCGAGGGCCAGGTCGAGAACCTGATGGACCGCATCGCCGACGTGCCAGAGGACGAGCGTGTCCTCGTCACGACGCTCACCAAACGGATGGCCGAGGACCTCACGGAGTACCTCGAAGAAGCGGGCGTCGACGTGGCGTACATGCACGACGAGACGGACACCCTGGAGCGCCACGAACTCGTGCGCTCGCTGCGCCTGGGCGAGATCCAGGTGCTCGTCGGCATCAACCTCCTCCGCGAGGGACTGGACATCCCCGAGGTGTCGCTGGTGGCGATCCTCGACGCCGACCAGGAGGGGTTCCTCCGCTCGGAGACGACACTCGTGCAGACGATGGGCCGGGCCGCCCGCAACGTCAACGGCGAGGTCGTCCTCTATGCGGACGAGACGACGGATTCGATGGCCTCGGCCATCGAGGAGACCCAGCGCCGCCGCGAGATCCAGCAGGAGTTCAACGAGGAGCACGGCCACACGCCCACGACCATCGAGAAGGCAGTCGGGGAGACGAACCTGCCCGGCGCGAAGACCGAGACGGGTGGCGTCAGCGGCTACGAGGCCGACGACCCCGACGAGGCACGCGAACTGATCGAGACCCTGGAGCGCCGGATGCGCGAGGCCGCCGACAACCTCGAGTTCGAACTCGCGGCGGACATCCGCGACCGCATCCGCGAGTTGCGCGAGGCGTTCGAACTCGACGGCGACGACGGCGTCCCACCAGAGGAGGAGGGTATCCCGACGCCGGACGAGGAGTTCTGA
- a CDS encoding acyl-CoA thioesterase, translated as MPDLVETRIQNRWMVQPNHANNLGAAHGGNVLKWMDEAGAMSAVRFSGEICVTAHMDEVNFKQPVPVGETAFIDAYVYDAGRTSVKVRAQVYREDLRSGRRELTTNCYMVFVAINEDNEPVPVPDLTVSTEEGDRLHAEALDGAPE; from the coding sequence ATGCCGGACCTCGTCGAGACGCGCATCCAGAACCGGTGGATGGTCCAGCCCAACCACGCCAACAACCTCGGCGCCGCCCACGGGGGGAACGTTCTGAAGTGGATGGACGAGGCCGGCGCGATGAGCGCGGTGCGGTTCTCCGGTGAGATCTGCGTCACCGCCCACATGGACGAGGTGAACTTCAAACAGCCCGTTCCGGTGGGCGAGACGGCGTTCATCGACGCGTACGTCTACGACGCCGGTCGGACGAGCGTGAAGGTCCGGGCCCAGGTCTACCGCGAGGACCTCAGGAGCGGCCGTCGCGAGTTGACCACCAACTGCTACATGGTGTTCGTCGCCATCAACGAGGACAACGAGCCGGTTCCCGTCCCGGACCTGACCGTCTCGACCGAGGAGGGCGACCGGCTGCACGCGGAGGCGCTCGACGGCGCGCCGGAGTGA
- a CDS encoding sugar phosphate isomerase/epimerase family protein: protein MNTTGTVREDVFTRPDPDPDPEPVDATLDLDLGFTLPLRDVRRGVEWAASEGFDHVEVLLDGPHARSRADAWRDPLADALDDTGLDLLVHLPFTVDLGSPFGPVRDGAVRECRACLDLAAGLDARKAVFHPSSEAWGKGWTDAERREFVVDGTRRVVRAARERGVRPVPENIIHGPFVAAEFDDLFAALGSAGDGLGTTFDTAHAVLGDPPVDIGEYAAANAGRIDHLHLSDTRGGGDEHLPAGMGELDFRGLFASLDGWSGTATLEVGTRDLETIALGKRHVDRLLGR, encoded by the coding sequence TTGAACACGACGGGTACCGTCCGCGAGGACGTGTTCACCCGTCCCGACCCGGATCCCGACCCGGAGCCGGTCGATGCCACGCTCGACCTCGACCTGGGGTTCACCCTCCCGCTGCGCGATGTCCGTCGGGGTGTCGAGTGGGCCGCATCCGAGGGGTTCGACCACGTGGAGGTGCTCCTCGACGGGCCGCACGCCCGCTCGCGCGCCGACGCGTGGCGCGACCCGCTCGCGGACGCGCTCGACGACACCGGCCTCGACCTCCTCGTCCACCTCCCGTTCACCGTGGACCTGGGCTCGCCCTTCGGCCCCGTGCGCGACGGCGCGGTCCGGGAGTGCCGGGCCTGTCTCGACCTCGCAGCGGGACTCGACGCCCGGAAGGCCGTCTTCCACCCGTCGTCGGAGGCCTGGGGGAAGGGCTGGACGGATGCCGAGCGACGGGAGTTCGTCGTCGACGGCACCCGGCGCGTCGTCCGGGCGGCACGGGAGCGCGGGGTGAGGCCCGTCCCGGAGAACATCATCCACGGACCCTTCGTCGCTGCCGAGTTCGACGACCTGTTCGCCGCGCTCGGGAGCGCGGGCGACGGCCTCGGGACGACCTTCGACACCGCCCACGCCGTGCTGGGTGACCCGCCGGTCGACATCGGCGAGTACGCCGCCGCCAACGCCGGCCGCATCGACCACCTCCACCTCTCGGATACCCGTGGCGGCGGCGACGAGCACCTCCCGGCGGGGATGGGGGAACTCGACTTCCGGGGGTTGTTCGCGTCGCTGGACGGCTGGTCGGGGACCGCCACGCTGGAGGTCGGGACGCGCGACCTGGAGACCATCGCGCTCGGGAAACGCCACGTGGACCGGCTGCTCGGTCGGTAG
- a CDS encoding DUF5806 family protein, giving the protein MSDEADGRPDGEPDAEGGADGSDQTERTPTPREPGLESSEPAVREVEEGDDPTTPMAPDLPEDVRKYDRFKKMDGATYDRANDFLRDRTYITAREWAIARLCADFRTETGVEMTKIGENLPHLVPFMTDTYTPQAVNQARASFKEKVRKSGATFLYGAMCDFYTAEELDELMYEVTEVAKFLLEVEGVELTVEEELAAEDRIGDVMREVRESSAALRHDHVTCPECGHEIESGTGGHSEHEPASADD; this is encoded by the coding sequence ATGAGTGACGAGGCCGACGGACGACCGGATGGGGAGCCGGACGCCGAGGGGGGCGCCGACGGGTCGGACCAGACGGAGCGCACGCCCACGCCCCGCGAGCCGGGGCTGGAGAGTTCGGAGCCGGCGGTCCGGGAGGTCGAGGAGGGCGACGACCCCACCACGCCGATGGCACCGGACCTGCCCGAGGACGTCCGGAAGTACGACCGGTTCAAGAAGATGGACGGCGCGACCTACGACCGCGCCAACGACTTCCTCCGGGACCGGACCTACATCACGGCCCGCGAGTGGGCCATCGCACGCCTCTGTGCCGACTTCCGGACCGAGACGGGCGTCGAGATGACGAAGATCGGCGAGAACCTGCCCCACCTCGTCCCGTTCATGACCGACACCTACACGCCACAGGCCGTGAACCAGGCGCGGGCCTCGTTCAAGGAGAAGGTCCGCAAGTCCGGCGCGACCTTCCTCTACGGCGCGATGTGCGACTTCTACACCGCCGAGGAGCTGGACGAGCTGATGTACGAGGTGACGGAGGTCGCGAAGTTCCTCCTCGAAGTGGAGGGCGTCGAACTGACCGTCGAGGAGGAGCTCGCCGCGGAGGACCGCATCGGCGACGTGATGCGCGAGGTGCGGGAGTCCTCGGCCGCGCTGCGGCACGACCACGTCACCTGCCCGGAGTGCGGTCACGAGATCGAATCCGGGACCGGCGGCCACTCGGAGCACGAGCCGGCCAGCGCCGACGACTGA
- a CDS encoding DUF7529 family protein: MDDETADAAADPVEAPADGGEDPGDDAGIDPGAVPDGATENHWKQLIVEMEQSAEEHRKAGWRTAVLHPTASGVLDEGEPGIGVVVRREEFDGLDEIVSVRDIDEYEVLRADLPGEIQLLTILYSADGDAAVFVPSAVDADRLEGLRAAVDGTFYTHVTPPEDDDTITFTHDDPTLFFPGVERPRTAQTREGTPGTSDQSAVDPDEEES; this comes from the coding sequence ATGGACGACGAGACCGCGGACGCCGCCGCCGACCCGGTCGAGGCTCCGGCGGATGGGGGCGAGGACCCGGGAGACGACGCCGGAATCGACCCCGGGGCGGTCCCCGACGGGGCGACGGAGAACCACTGGAAACAGCTCATCGTCGAGATGGAGCAGTCCGCCGAGGAGCACCGGAAGGCCGGCTGGCGGACCGCCGTGCTCCACCCGACGGCCAGCGGCGTCCTCGACGAGGGGGAGCCGGGGATCGGCGTGGTGGTCAGACGCGAGGAGTTCGACGGCCTCGACGAGATCGTCAGCGTGCGCGATATCGACGAGTACGAGGTCCTCCGGGCGGACCTCCCGGGAGAGATCCAGCTCCTCACCATCCTCTACAGCGCGGACGGCGACGCGGCGGTCTTCGTCCCGTCGGCCGTCGACGCCGACCGATTGGAGGGGCTCCGCGCGGCGGTCGACGGGACGTTCTACACCCACGTCACGCCGCCGGAGGACGACGACACCATCACCTTCACCCACGACGACCCGACGCTGTTCTTCCCCGGGGTCGAACGGCCCCGCACCGCACAGACGCGCGAGGGGACGCCGGGGACGTCCGACCAGTCGGCCGTCGACCCGGACGAGGAGGAGTCGTAG
- a CDS encoding dihydroorotase, producing the protein MLIRNATLADGRVRDVRIEGETIAAVAEDLTVADDEDVLVATGKRLLPGMIDVHVHFRQPGFGHKEDWTTGSKAAAAGGVTTVVDQPNTDPPTTTGAAFDEKAAFARASAVDYGLNGGVTADWDPESLFDRPLFALGEVFLADSTGDMGIDADLFDEAVARAAGADVAVTVHAEDADLFDESVLERPDDDADAWSAYRTPEAEAAAVERAGEVAADHDATVHIAHTSTPEGVDAAVEAGMTCEVTPHHLFLSREDLDDLGTFGRMNPPLRSEERREALFERLADGTVDVVATDHAPHTREEKDAGIWDAPSGVPGVETALPLLLAAAGEGELSYERVRDVTAANPAAIFGLPRKGRIEPGCDADLVLVDPTETRPIRGLELHSKCGWTPFEGHEGVFPEWTMLRGEVVYDGAEDAFAETRGRNVRVASDEP; encoded by the coding sequence ATGCTCATCCGGAACGCCACGCTCGCCGACGGGCGCGTCCGCGACGTGCGCATCGAGGGCGAGACCATCGCCGCCGTCGCCGAGGATCTGACCGTGGCCGACGACGAGGACGTGCTGGTCGCGACCGGGAAGCGGCTCCTGCCCGGGATGATCGACGTCCACGTCCACTTCCGCCAGCCCGGGTTCGGCCACAAGGAGGACTGGACCACGGGCTCGAAGGCGGCCGCTGCGGGCGGGGTGACGACCGTCGTGGACCAGCCCAACACCGACCCGCCGACCACGACGGGCGCCGCGTTCGACGAGAAGGCGGCGTTCGCCCGTGCCTCGGCCGTCGATTACGGGCTGAACGGCGGCGTCACCGCGGACTGGGACCCGGAGTCGCTGTTCGACCGGCCGCTGTTCGCGCTCGGCGAGGTGTTCCTCGCGGACTCGACGGGCGACATGGGTATCGACGCCGACCTGTTCGACGAGGCGGTCGCACGCGCCGCCGGGGCGGACGTGGCCGTCACGGTCCACGCCGAGGACGCCGACCTGTTCGACGAGAGCGTGCTGGAGCGCCCGGACGACGACGCGGATGCGTGGAGCGCCTACCGCACGCCCGAGGCCGAGGCCGCCGCGGTCGAGCGCGCGGGCGAGGTCGCGGCCGACCACGACGCCACGGTCCACATCGCCCACACCTCCACGCCGGAGGGCGTCGACGCGGCGGTCGAGGCGGGCATGACCTGCGAGGTGACACCCCACCACCTGTTCCTGTCGCGCGAGGATCTCGACGACCTGGGGACGTTCGGGCGGATGAACCCGCCGCTCCGGAGCGAGGAACGGCGCGAGGCGCTGTTCGAGCGGCTCGCCGACGGCACCGTCGACGTGGTCGCGACCGACCACGCGCCCCACACCCGCGAGGAGAAGGATGCCGGCATCTGGGACGCCCCCTCCGGCGTGCCGGGCGTCGAGACCGCCCTCCCGCTGTTGCTCGCCGCCGCTGGCGAGGGGGAGCTCTCGTACGAGCGCGTCCGTGACGTGACCGCGGCGAACCCCGCCGCGATATTCGGCCTGCCGCGGAAGGGCCGCATCGAGCCGGGCTGCGATGCCGACCTCGTCCTCGTCGACCCGACCGAGACCCGGCCCATCCGGGGGCTGGAGCTGCACTCGAAGTGTGGCTGGACGCCGTTCGAGGGCCACGAGGGCGTCTTCCCCGAGTGGACGATGCTCCGCGGCGAGGTGGTCTACGACGGCGCCGAGGACGCCTTCGCGGAGACGCGGGGCCGCAACGTTCGCGTCGCTTCCGACGAGCCCTGA
- a CDS encoding TetR/AcrR family transcriptional regulator, which translates to MSGDDAADDAADEVPPAAREEAVGAVRRALAKHGYAGLTTKRIAAESAKSEAFLFYHYDSKEDLVLAFMDWATGRVTDRLEDAAGTPAQRLYGLCDALVGDPGDDIERGTNVAMMELLAHARHNETFRERLETYERTIVADTADLIREGIKAGEFRDVDPESTAAFVLTLADGTVGAVQALGMSDVGEGVRAVLFDYLEGQVLAPGVDPPAHR; encoded by the coding sequence ATGTCCGGCGACGACGCCGCGGACGACGCCGCGGACGAGGTGCCACCGGCAGCCCGCGAGGAGGCGGTCGGGGCCGTCCGGCGGGCGCTCGCGAAGCACGGCTACGCCGGCCTCACGACGAAGCGCATCGCCGCCGAGTCCGCGAAGAGCGAGGCCTTCCTCTTCTACCACTACGACAGCAAGGAGGACCTCGTCCTCGCGTTCATGGACTGGGCGACCGGCCGCGTGACCGACCGCCTCGAGGACGCCGCGGGGACCCCGGCCCAGCGACTGTACGGCCTCTGTGACGCCCTGGTCGGCGACCCCGGCGACGACATCGAGCGCGGGACGAACGTCGCGATGATGGAACTGCTGGCGCACGCCCGGCACAACGAGACGTTCCGCGAGCGCCTCGAGACCTACGAGCGGACCATCGTCGCGGACACGGCCGACCTCATCCGGGAGGGCATCAAGGCGGGGGAGTTCCGCGACGTGGACCCGGAGTCGACGGCCGCGTTCGTCCTGACCCTCGCGGACGGGACCGTCGGCGCCGTCCAGGCGCTCGGGATGAGCGACGTGGGCGAGGGCGTCAGAGCGGTGCTGTTCGACTATCTCGAGGGGCAGGTGCTGGCACCGGGGGTCGACCCGCCGGCTCACCGGTAG
- a CDS encoding SHOCT domain-containing protein: MTRHLHSVPFPVDTDPGAVAGLVTMLTLGTAFGLAALGVSWFWVVFPVGFGGVMPVAVGAAKRRGRGRTSGSRRCERSDRRHESRTDRSPRAADEDAALARLRERYANGDLDEAAFEARLERLLLTEDTDTAREYARERRGDRETEASADSGWNDR, from the coding sequence GTGACCCGCCATCTCCACTCGGTCCCGTTCCCGGTCGACACGGACCCGGGCGCCGTCGCGGGGCTCGTGACGATGCTGACCCTCGGGACCGCGTTCGGGCTGGCGGCGCTGGGGGTGAGCTGGTTCTGGGTCGTCTTCCCGGTCGGTTTCGGCGGCGTCATGCCGGTCGCGGTCGGGGCCGCGAAGCGGCGCGGCCGCGGACGCACGTCGGGGAGCCGACGATGCGAGCGGAGCGACCGCCGACACGAGAGCCGCACCGACCGTTCCCCACGGGCAGCCGACGAGGACGCGGCACTGGCACGACTCCGCGAGCGGTACGCGAACGGTGACCTGGACGAGGCGGCGTTCGAGGCGCGGCTGGAGCGCCTGCTGCTGACCGAGGATACGGACACGGCCCGCGAGTACGCCCGCGAGCGACGAGGGGACCGGGAAACCGAGGCGTCCGCGGACTCGGGATGGAACGACCGATGA
- a CDS encoding DUF4188 domain-containing protein produces MSINHERLHAEREGDFVVFLVGMRINRLRAVHRWLPVFLSAPRMIREQEREPVGLLESRSMLVSPREFQFVQYWESFAALRDYAREGGEHRSMWSRFNGELADGAVGIWHETYLVREGEYETVYRNMPPTGLGAAPGTDQVPAAGQRETAGGRLGVTDGSDAPVAADGGDRR; encoded by the coding sequence ATGAGCATCAACCACGAACGACTCCACGCGGAACGCGAGGGGGACTTCGTCGTCTTCCTCGTCGGCATGCGCATCAACCGGCTCCGGGCCGTCCACCGGTGGCTGCCGGTGTTCCTGAGCGCGCCGCGGATGATCCGCGAGCAGGAGCGCGAGCCGGTGGGGTTGCTGGAATCGCGCTCGATGCTGGTGAGCCCCCGGGAGTTCCAGTTCGTCCAGTACTGGGAGTCGTTCGCGGCGCTCCGCGACTACGCCCGCGAGGGCGGGGAACACCGCTCGATGTGGTCGCGCTTCAACGGCGAGCTGGCCGATGGCGCGGTCGGCATCTGGCACGAGACCTACCTCGTCCGCGAGGGCGAGTACGAGACGGTCTACCGGAACATGCCCCCGACGGGGCTCGGGGCCGCCCCCGGAACCGACCAGGTCCCGGCGGCAGGTCAGCGCGAGACCGCCGGTGGACGACTCGGGGTGACCGACGGGTCGGACGCGCCGGTCGCGGCCGACGGGGGTGATCGACGGTGA